One window from the genome of Bufo bufo chromosome 4, aBufBuf1.1, whole genome shotgun sequence encodes:
- the LAMP5 gene encoding lysosome-associated membrane glycoprotein 5 produces MDICISTQVLGMHLLLFLSYIIGPSMAEQEVENLSGLSSNPDKNIFAIRENGTTCLMAEFSAKILVPYEVPASNEVDWNVEDAVIQLPRDTEIKGKCWNNESELHLTWSDKSCTLKLFFIKDDSTKSSGGNWKMNKIQFMYDLSDRANFKNGARPGKHTASRYNLSLMVTPVGMSYECEASEKLSLTSTDQKKTVVLYLSEVHIQPFDIKSDFLYSEDYRCLTDQQKQLEETLPLILGITLGVAILIILAVYHVHHKMTANQVQIPRDRSLYKHMG; encoded by the exons ATGGATATCTGCATCTCCACTCAAGTCCTGGGAATGCACCTACTGCTTTTTCTTTCAT ACATAATTGGTCCTAGTATGGCAGAACAAGAAGTTGAGAATCTCTCAGGGCTGTCTAGTAATCCTGACAAAAATATCTTTGCAATTCGAGAAAATGGGACAACCTGTCTGATGGCAGAATTCTCAGCGAAGATACTTGTTCCTTATGAGGTCCCCGCCAGTAATGAAGTGGAT TGGAATGTGGAAGACGCTGTTATCCAGTTACCCAGAGATACGGAAATAAAGGGGAAATGCTGGAATAATGAGTCTGAACTGCATTTAACGTGGTCAGACAAATCCTGCACGCTGAAATTATTCTTCATTAAG GATGATTCTACAAAATCCAGTGGAGGAAACTGGAAAATGAATAAAATTCAGTTCATGTATGACTTATCCGACCGCGCAAACTTCAAAAATGGTGCAAGAC CTGGGAAGCACACGGCCAGTCGCTATAATTTGTCTCTCATGGTCACACCAGTTGGCATGTCATATGAATGTGAGGCCTCTGAGAAACTCAGCCTGACCTCCACAGACCAGAAGAAAACTGTGGtcttgtacctgtctgaagtccaCATTCAGCCATTTGACATTAAGAGCGACTTTCTCTACAGTGAAG ATTACAGATGCCTTacagatcagcaaaaacaactggAAGAGACATTACCTCTAATTTTAGGCATAACCTTAGGAGTGGCCATTCTGATCATTCTGGCAGTATATCACGTGCATCATAAAATGACAGCCAACCAAGTGCAAATTCCACGAGACAGATCTCTATATAAGCACATGGGATAG